A genomic window from Candidatus Denitrolinea symbiosum includes:
- a CDS encoding DMSO reductase anchor subunit, whose protein sequence is MVTREWALLIFTILGQMASGALLTLMLIRAFAIRKTNVQQANRLTDGPLFIVVPIMALALLASLFHLGNLINITKAVPNLGTSWLSREVIVAVVFVVLAALYTFLQWRKLSTELIRATIGWIAALVGQFQTIAMIMVYMIRTQPAWNTFATPITFLVTSFLLGVLVVAAALVATRAIGDETQTDLLHSTLRGIAITSIALVGVEFVVLPIYVLYLSTQGASALQTMSSMFGTYTAVLVLRLLLVFVGGGVLGVYLYENAANGKERNLALLVYSAFILVLIAEAMGRFLFYATHYSIGL, encoded by the coding sequence ATGGTTACTCGTGAATGGGCTCTACTCATATTTACCATCCTAGGACAGATGGCCTCCGGCGCTCTGCTAACACTGATGCTTATCCGCGCGTTCGCTATTCGTAAGACAAACGTGCAACAAGCAAATCGCTTGACGGATGGTCCGTTATTTATTGTGGTGCCAATCATGGCGCTCGCTTTGCTGGCATCTCTGTTCCATCTTGGTAATCTTATCAATATTACGAAGGCAGTGCCGAACCTGGGCACCTCATGGCTCAGCCGTGAAGTGATCGTTGCAGTTGTCTTCGTAGTTCTGGCAGCGCTTTACACCTTCCTGCAATGGCGTAAGCTATCTACCGAACTGATCCGAGCGACAATCGGTTGGATCGCCGCTTTGGTTGGACAGTTCCAGACCATTGCCATGATTATGGTGTATATGATCCGAACACAACCCGCCTGGAATACATTTGCCACACCGATTACCTTTCTGGTTACCTCGTTTTTGCTCGGCGTGCTGGTAGTTGCTGCAGCATTAGTGGCTACTCGTGCGATAGGCGACGAAACCCAAACTGACCTTCTGCACAGTACTCTCCGGGGTATTGCAATTACTTCCATTGCCTTGGTAGGAGTTGAGTTTGTAGTGTTGCCTATTTATGTTCTTTACCTGTCTACACAGGGCGCGTCAGCCCTTCAGACAATGAGTTCCATGTTTGGGACATACACAGCGGTTCTCGTACTACGACTCCTGCTGGTCTTTGTAGGTGGCGGGGTGTTAGGCGTCTACTTGTATGAGAATGCAGCCAATGGGAAAGAGAGGAACTTAGCTTTGCTGGTCTACAGCGCCTTCATACTGGTGTTGATTGCTGAAGCAATGGGGCGGTTCCTTTTTTACGCAACCCATTATTCCATCGGGTTGTAG
- a CDS encoding glutathione ABC transporter ATP-binding protein has product MISVRNLTVSYENSPALQNVSFDAPAGECLVVTGLSGCGKSTLARALIGLIPNAIPAKVEGEVTVAGLDALRSPTAEIARQVGAVFQNPRANLFHLRVDDEVAFGPRNLGLPGEEIAQRVDWALEAVGLSALRAHKPATLSGGQIQRVAIAAALAMRPRVMVLDEPTASLDVAGAQSVIATLEKLKREMGMTIVIIEHRLAEVRRIADRALVLREGQVAALGGFEQTLNDRSFLRAHGLRRPTMEALSDWASLLTPNGRQPAGVQPLLDLRSLSAGYNGHAIIQDVNLQIFPGEFVALVGDNGAGKSTLALAAAGLLKPLAGRALVRGSARYRPGLDVALLFQNPADQLFTNSVEEEVAFGPRNYKTFQPEIHEETLASADLTRLRQRRPFSLSVGQQQRAALAACIALRPALVILDEPTLGQDWRHLQQLMDFLVSLNRQGTAILLITHDYKLVHRYARRVVLLDKGRLVLDGKIDPALFNPSQSEETAHAAP; this is encoded by the coding sequence ATGATCTCCGTCCGCAACCTCACCGTCTCTTACGAAAATTCTCCCGCCCTGCAAAACGTCTCCTTCGACGCGCCGGCGGGAGAATGCCTGGTCGTCACCGGGCTTTCGGGCTGCGGCAAATCCACGCTGGCGCGGGCGTTGATCGGGCTCATTCCCAACGCCATCCCCGCCAAAGTGGAGGGCGAGGTAACGGTGGCCGGCCTGGACGCGCTGCGCAGCCCCACCGCCGAGATCGCGCGGCAGGTGGGGGCGGTCTTCCAAAATCCCCGCGCCAATCTTTTCCACCTGCGGGTGGATGACGAGGTCGCTTTCGGACCGCGCAACCTGGGGCTGCCGGGAGAGGAAATCGCCCAGCGCGTGGATTGGGCGCTGGAGGCGGTCGGCCTCTCCGCTTTGCGCGCCCACAAACCCGCCACCCTTTCGGGCGGGCAGATCCAGCGCGTGGCAATTGCCGCCGCCCTCGCCATGCGCCCCCGCGTGATGGTGTTGGACGAGCCGACCGCCTCGCTGGATGTGGCGGGCGCCCAAAGCGTCATCGCCACGCTGGAAAAACTCAAGCGCGAAATGGGCATGACCATCGTCATCATCGAACACCGCCTGGCTGAAGTGCGCCGCATTGCCGACCGGGCATTGGTGCTGCGCGAAGGACAGGTCGCCGCGCTCGGCGGCTTCGAGCAGACGCTCAACGACCGCAGTTTCCTGCGCGCCCACGGCTTGCGCCGCCCGACGATGGAGGCGCTCAGCGACTGGGCGAGCCTGCTCACGCCCAACGGACGCCAACCCGCCGGCGTTCAGCCGCTGCTGGACCTGAGATCCCTCAGCGCGGGCTACAACGGCCACGCCATCATTCAAGATGTCAACCTGCAAATTTTCCCCGGCGAATTTGTGGCGCTGGTGGGCGATAACGGCGCGGGCAAATCCACGCTGGCGCTGGCGGCGGCGGGCTTGTTGAAGCCGCTGGCAGGCAGAGCGCTTGTGCGCGGCAGCGCGCGTTACCGCCCAGGGCTGGATGTCGCCCTGCTCTTCCAAAACCCCGCCGACCAGTTATTCACCAACTCGGTTGAGGAGGAAGTTGCCTTCGGGCCGCGCAATTACAAAACCTTCCAGCCCGAAATCCACGAAGAGACTTTGGCAAGCGCCGACCTGACGCGCCTGCGCCAGCGCCGCCCGTTCTCATTGTCGGTTGGGCAGCAGCAGCGCGCCGCGCTCGCCGCCTGCATCGCGCTGCGCCCGGCGCTGGTCATCCTCGACGAACCCACCCTCGGGCAGGATTGGCGCCACCTGCAGCAACTGATGGATTTCCTCGTCAGCCTCAACCGGCAGGGGACGGCCATCCTGCTCATCACCCACGACTATAAACTGGTCCACCGTTACGCGCGCCGCGTCGTCCTGCTGGACAAGGGACGCCTCGTCCTCGACGGGAAAATTGACCCCGCCTTATTCAACCCCAGCCAGAGCGAGGAAACCGCCCATGCCGCACCCTGA
- a CDS encoding twin-arginine translocase subunit TatC yields the protein MSAIGAGPEAARKPKRDWGGYLRAFGRAHRKASDQLETSKPLLQHLDELRRRLFKAFLALIMTTAISFAFARQIIDYLSGPVGGPQKLVSIEVTENIAIFMKVSLLGGFILGMPFIVYQMLAFIMPGLKKSEQKWTLILVPMATLLFAGGAAFTWFVMLPSAIPFLTGFLGITTQVRPENYFDFITRLMFWIGVCFELPLIVMFMAKLKFVTAKQLASGWRYAVVGIAVVAAAVTPTVDPINMGLVMAPLMGLYAISILLAAVVGRK from the coding sequence ATGTCCGCGATCGGCGCCGGCCCCGAGGCCGCCAGGAAACCTAAACGCGATTGGGGCGGTTATCTGCGCGCCTTTGGCCGCGCGCACCGTAAAGCCAGCGACCAACTGGAGACCTCAAAGCCTTTGCTCCAGCATCTGGACGAACTGCGTCGCAGGCTCTTTAAAGCGTTCCTGGCTTTAATCATGACCACAGCGATCAGTTTCGCCTTCGCGCGCCAGATCATCGACTATCTCTCCGGGCCTGTTGGGGGACCGCAAAAACTGGTTTCCATCGAGGTGACCGAGAACATCGCCATCTTCATGAAAGTCTCGCTCCTCGGCGGGTTCATTTTAGGAATGCCGTTTATCGTCTATCAGATGCTGGCCTTCATCATGCCGGGACTGAAAAAGAGCGAACAAAAGTGGACTCTGATCCTCGTCCCGATGGCGACGCTCCTCTTCGCCGGCGGCGCGGCTTTCACGTGGTTCGTGATGCTGCCCTCCGCCATCCCATTCCTGACCGGCTTCCTCGGAATCACCACGCAAGTGCGCCCCGAAAATTACTTCGACTTCATCACGCGCCTGATGTTCTGGATCGGCGTCTGCTTTGAATTGCCGCTGATCGTCATGTTCATGGCTAAATTGAAATTCGTCACCGCCAAACAACTGGCGAGCGGATGGCGTTACGCCGTGGTGGGGATCGCCGTCGTCGCCGCGGCGGTCACGCCGACCGTGGACCCGATCAACATGGGGCTGGTGATGGCGCCCCTGATGGGACTCTACGCGATCAGCATCCTGCTGGCCGCCGTTGTGGGAAGAAAATGA
- a CDS encoding cytoplasmic chaperone TorD — protein sequence MYNNTISALELESLASEVVLLGFLAKVLYTEPNREWLQQLTSNQIFSETPFGAEQEEIQHGLELLQNWSLAHKKGISDDEYTNLNLDYARLFIGLESTHPSPPWGSVYLDRERLVFQQSTQRVRAWYQRFNLEPEQINKEPDDHIALELIFMARLAKMALETTDKQKYIEYLTAQKDFLHENLLRWGPSWAKLVKQHAQTDFYRGMAYLVHGTLLAIADMLKIAMPKEVAL from the coding sequence ATGTACAATAATACAATATCCGCCCTCGAACTTGAATCTTTGGCCAGCGAAGTAGTATTGCTGGGTTTTCTTGCGAAGGTCCTTTATACAGAGCCTAATCGAGAGTGGCTTCAACAATTAACCTCCAACCAAATATTTTCCGAGACGCCCTTTGGGGCAGAGCAAGAGGAAATCCAACATGGGCTAGAATTATTACAAAATTGGAGTCTTGCTCACAAGAAAGGGATTTCTGATGATGAATATACCAATCTTAATTTGGATTATGCTCGTTTATTCATTGGATTAGAATCGACTCATCCGTCTCCTCCTTGGGGTTCTGTGTACTTGGATCGAGAACGCCTGGTTTTTCAACAGTCCACTCAACGCGTACGTGCGTGGTATCAGCGGTTTAACTTAGAACCCGAACAAATAAACAAAGAACCGGATGACCATATTGCGCTCGAATTGATTTTTATGGCGCGCTTGGCCAAAATGGCGTTAGAAACTACCGACAAGCAGAAGTATATCGAATATTTGACAGCCCAAAAAGATTTTCTGCATGAAAATCTCTTGCGTTGGGGACCATCTTGGGCAAAGCTTGTCAAACAACATGCACAAACCGACTTCTATCGTGGTATGGCGTATTTGGTTCATGGCACGCTATTGGCAATAGCAGATATGCTTAAAATCGCCATGCCCAAAGAGGTCGCCCTGTGA
- a CDS encoding twin-arginine translocase subunit TatB, protein MDVFGIGANELIVILILAAIVLGPERLARAAREAGKLIRNIKAYLGSFSDELKNELDMLDDLKKVKDDLKKF, encoded by the coding sequence ATGGACGTCTTCGGAATCGGCGCGAACGAACTGATCGTCATTCTGATATTGGCCGCGATCGTCCTGGGCCCCGAACGGTTGGCGCGCGCGGCGCGTGAAGCGGGCAAATTGATTCGCAACATCAAGGCCTACCTCGGCTCGTTTTCGGACGAATTGAAAAACGAACTCGATATGCTCGACGACTTGAAAAAGGTCAAGGACGATCTGAAAAAGTTTTAG
- a CDS encoding (4Fe-4S)-binding protein yields the protein MSLLDAAERFAAMDRSAIVLDPARCLHSLDRASTCEACFQICPAEAIAPGKPPSLDADKCESCLACLVVCPVGAYNADDAVRPLLNAVTRLEGQTLELVCAKNPQPEKGISESSVGIRVKGCLAGLGTGTYLALAALGLERVVARTEACSACEWANLRPQIDSQIERVARVLAGWDKSETVASSSASDGLVERTVWDAENPPLSRRDLFRMMARQGQVAMARAMENGEHSIGRKPGRDRVRALGAVAHLDAPLNGSFGALDGLNFATVTISEACTACSACGRACPTEALKFEKSEDNASFALKFSARDCVGCDLCVRVCLPAAVSVDHAPTFAQVFGEEQTTLCEGELVKCERCGSLMAKRGEARLCDLCEYRRAHPFGSVMPPGFNSNQFKVPETRQ from the coding sequence GTGAGTCTGCTGGATGCCGCCGAGCGCTTCGCGGCCATGGACCGTTCTGCAATCGTTCTGGATCCCGCCCGCTGCCTGCACTCGCTCGACCGCGCTTCGACCTGCGAAGCCTGTTTCCAAATTTGCCCGGCGGAGGCGATCGCGCCCGGCAAGCCGCCGTCGCTGGATGCGGACAAATGCGAAAGTTGTCTCGCCTGCCTCGTAGTTTGTCCGGTCGGCGCGTACAACGCCGACGACGCGGTCCGTCCTTTGCTCAACGCCGTCACGCGCTTGGAAGGCCAGACCCTCGAGTTGGTCTGCGCGAAAAATCCGCAGCCGGAAAAGGGGATATCCGAATCGAGCGTCGGGATTCGCGTCAAAGGCTGTTTGGCGGGATTGGGGACGGGGACCTATCTCGCGCTGGCCGCGTTGGGATTGGAGCGCGTCGTCGCGCGGACCGAGGCCTGCTCCGCTTGCGAGTGGGCGAATCTACGCCCGCAGATCGATTCGCAGATCGAACGCGTGGCGCGCGTTCTTGCGGGGTGGGATAAAAGCGAGACGGTCGCGTCATCTTCCGCATCGGACGGATTAGTCGAACGGACAGTTTGGGACGCGGAGAATCCCCCGCTTTCGCGCCGCGATCTGTTTCGCATGATGGCGCGCCAGGGACAGGTGGCGATGGCGCGCGCCATGGAAAATGGCGAACATTCGATTGGGCGCAAACCGGGGCGCGATCGCGTGCGCGCGCTCGGCGCCGTCGCCCATTTGGACGCGCCGCTGAACGGGTCGTTTGGCGCGCTGGACGGACTCAATTTTGCGACGGTGACAATCAGCGAAGCCTGCACCGCCTGCAGCGCGTGCGGACGCGCCTGTCCCACCGAGGCGTTGAAATTCGAGAAAAGCGAAGACAACGCTTCTTTCGCATTGAAATTCTCCGCGCGCGATTGCGTCGGCTGCGACCTATGCGTGCGCGTTTGCCTGCCCGCGGCAGTGAGCGTGGACCACGCGCCGACATTTGCCCAGGTCTTTGGAGAAGAACAAACGACGCTGTGCGAAGGCGAATTGGTTAAGTGCGAGCGCTGCGGTTCATTAATGGCGAAACGCGGCGAAGCGCGTCTGTGCGACTTGTGCGAATATCGCCGCGCGCATCCGTTCGGGTCGGTGATGCCGCCCGGGTTTAACAGTAACCAGTTCAAGGTCCCGGAGACGAGACAATGA
- a CDS encoding radical SAM protein, translated as MITEINETNLNSIRNPVFRSQAERYAEIYRDFIGQVRQLGMDFADEDRNQQALEHIAALGKKGAVVRNDSKSVYLNSISPSCVACQTAAGSHTFFISLKCHRNCFFCFNPNQEDYERFRGNERNVSAELKALRASGQRVQHLALTGGEPLLHREETIQFFQQARQDFPKAYTRIYTCGDHLDRATLQEFKDAGLDEIRFSIRVEDTETARRHTFSQIALAREYIPQVMVEMPVLPGAFEEMKAILLELDRLGVFGINLLELCFPFHNLEEFRQRGYRVKARPFRVLYNYWYAGGLPVAGSEETCLDLIEFALEAGLKLGIHYCSLENKHTGQIYQQDTHRIDSDTLYFSQRDYFLKSAKVFGEDAARAKAVFDKKGFRQYRFDPTSQTLEFHASKVKWLSALDVEVGISTQVLEEREGELYLRELKLDLAAPQDFRLSDI; from the coding sequence ATGATTACCGAGATCAACGAAACCAATTTGAATTCCATCCGCAATCCCGTTTTCCGCTCGCAAGCCGAACGCTATGCGGAAATTTATCGAGACTTTATCGGACAAGTCCGGCAGTTGGGCATGGATTTTGCGGACGAAGATCGCAACCAACAAGCGCTCGAGCATATAGCCGCGCTGGGTAAAAAAGGCGCGGTCGTCCGCAACGATAGCAAAAGCGTGTACCTCAACAGCATTTCGCCGAGCTGCGTGGCTTGTCAAACGGCGGCAGGGAGCCATACTTTCTTCATCTCGTTGAAGTGCCATCGCAATTGCTTCTTCTGTTTCAATCCAAACCAGGAGGATTACGAACGCTTCCGCGGGAACGAACGCAACGTCTCAGCCGAACTAAAAGCGCTGCGCGCCAGCGGACAGCGCGTCCAGCATCTCGCGTTGACCGGGGGCGAACCCCTGCTCCACCGCGAGGAGACGATCCAGTTCTTCCAACAGGCGCGGCAGGATTTCCCGAAAGCCTACACGCGCATCTATACCTGCGGCGACCATCTCGACCGCGCGACGCTGCAAGAATTCAAGGACGCGGGTCTGGACGAGATCCGCTTCAGCATCCGCGTCGAAGATACGGAAACCGCGCGCCGCCACACGTTCAGCCAGATCGCCCTGGCGCGCGAATACATCCCGCAGGTAATGGTCGAAATGCCAGTCCTGCCCGGCGCGTTCGAGGAGATGAAAGCCATCCTGCTGGAGCTCGACCGCCTCGGCGTGTTCGGGATCAACCTGCTCGAATTATGCTTCCCCTTCCACAACCTTGAAGAGTTCCGCCAACGCGGCTATCGCGTCAAAGCGCGGCCGTTCCGCGTGCTGTACAATTACTGGTACGCGGGCGGACTGCCGGTGGCCGGCAGCGAGGAGACTTGTCTCGACCTGATCGAATTTGCCCTCGAAGCGGGACTCAAGCTCGGCATCCATTACTGCTCGCTGGAGAACAAACACACCGGGCAGATCTACCAGCAGGATACGCATCGAATCGACTCGGACACGCTGTATTTTTCCCAAAGGGATTACTTCCTGAAGTCGGCCAAGGTCTTTGGCGAGGACGCGGCGCGCGCCAAGGCCGTCTTCGATAAAAAAGGGTTCCGCCAGTATCGATTCGATCCCACTTCGCAGACGCTTGAATTTCACGCCAGTAAAGTGAAATGGCTGAGCGCGTTGGACGTGGAAGTGGGCATCTCGACCCAGGTTTTGGAAGAGCGCGAGGGCGAACTCTATTTGCGGGAACTTAAACTCGACCTGGCCGCCCCGCAGGATTTTCGTCTCTCAGACATATAA